From a region of the Zonotrichia leucophrys gambelii isolate GWCS_2022_RI unplaced genomic scaffold, RI_Zleu_2.0 Scaffold_363_52118, whole genome shotgun sequence genome:
- the LOC135441597 gene encoding lysine-specific demethylase 5C-like, whose protein sequence is MEEGEQQRAGGGWPEWGPGPGGSPPWVPPPPPPPDGDEEPKRGRGAEWGGPEPSGDAGPPRPAAAPPKAAGDEKAASAPRPPRTGAEPRAKGGGGPGKGAAGRPPGEERSPRKAAEERGARGGGERPGAEDKARRPLGGTRGGGAGPEQRGEWGSPWLAAEPEPPEDFLPPPECPVFEPSWAEFSDPLGYIAKIRPIAEKSGICKIRPPADWQPPFAVEVDNFRFTPRIQRLNELEAQTRVKLNYLDQIAKFWEIQGSSLKIPNVERRILDLYSLSKVVMEEGGYEAICKDRRWARVAQRLSYPSGKNIGSLLRAHYERIIYPYEMYQSGANLVQCHARPFESEEKDREYKPHSIPLRQSVQPSKFNSYGRRAKRLQQEPEPTEEDIEKNPELKKLQIYGAGPKMLGLGLVAKDKTMRKKDKDGPECPPTVVVKEEPPGEPRGSPISPGGARDELRHSPEPCTKMTMRLRRSHSNSQFV, encoded by the exons ATggaggagggggagcagcagcgTGCAGGGGGCGGCTGGCCCGAGtgggggcccggcccgggggggtCCCCGCCGTGGgtccccccgccgccgccgccgcccgacGGGGACGAGGAGCCCAAGCGGGGCCGCGGCGCGGAGTGGGGGGGCCCGGAGCCCTCCGGGGACGCGGGGCCCCCCCGGCCGGCGGCCGCGCCCCCCAAAGCGGCGGGGGACGAGAAGGCCGCGAGCGCCCCGCGGCCCCCCCGGACCGGGGCAGAACCGCGGGCTAAGGGCGGGGGGGGACCCGGCAAAGGAGCCGCGGGGCGCCCCCCGGGCGAGGAGCGGAGCCCCCGCAAAGCCGCCGAGGAGCGCGGGGCCcgcggcggcggggagcggcccGGAGCCGAGGACAAGGCCCGGCGGCCCCTCGGGGGCAcccgcggcggcggggccggcccggaGCAGCGCGGGGAGTGGGGGTCGCCGTGGCTGGCGGCGGAACCGGAGCCCCCCGAGGACTTTTTGCCGCCCCCGGAGTGTCCCGTGTTCGAGCCCAGCTGGGCCGAGTTCAGCGACCCCCTGGGTTACATCGCCAAGATCCGCCCGATCGCCGAGAAAAGCGGAATCTGCAAAATCCGACCCCCGGCC GACTGGCAGCCCCCCTTTGCTGTCGAGGTCGACAACTTCAGGTTCACGCCCCGCATCCAGCGGCTCAACGAGCTGGAG GCTCAGACACGGGTGAAGCTCAACTACCTGGACCAGATCGCCAAATTCTGGGAGATCCAGGGCTCctccctcaaaattcccaacGTGGAGCGGCGAATCCTCGACCTCTACAGCCTCAGCAAG gtgGTGATGGAGGAGGGTGGCTACGAGGCCATCTGCAAGGACCGCCGGTGGGCGCGGGTGGCCCAGCGCCTCTCGTACCCGTCGGGCAAGAACATCGGCTCGCTGCTGCGGGCGCACTACGAGCGCATCATCTACCCCTACGAGATGTACCAGTCCGGGGCCAACCTGGTG CAGTGCCACGCGCGGCCCTTTGAGAGCgaggagaaggacagggagTACAAACCGCACAGCATCCCCCTGCGCCAGTCCGTGCAGCCCTCCAAGTTCAACAGCTACGGCCGGCGTGCCAAGcgcctgcagcaggag CCCGAGCCCACGGAGGAGGACATCGAAAAGAACCCCGAGCTGAAGAAGCTGCAGATTTACGGGGCCGGGCCCAAAatgttgggtttggggctggtggCCAAGGATAAGACCATGAGGAAGAAAG aCAAGGACGGCCCCGAGTGCCCCCCCACGGTGGTGGTGAAGGAGGAGCCTCCGGGGGAGCCCCGGGGGTCCCCAATTTCCccggggggggctcgggacgAGCTGCGCCACAGCCCCGAGCCCTGCACCAAGATGACCATGAGGCTGCGCCGCAGCCACAGCAACAGCCAGTTCGTGA